Proteins from one Petrotoga sp. 9PW.55.5.1 genomic window:
- a CDS encoding flagellar brake protein has translation MSEFIEKVLAKNVLYTNMPIDLEIQEKGINGVYKSILYECDPKSGLAKIGLPIYKGAYMKIFDGTDLKVRAYSSRAIYLFKSKVLSSGKEGSVRYLLINIPHIVFRVQRRSYARIPITEEGFFYIKKEIEDYQEKKEKNPEKYRFLTKDFSAGGLALTTSKNLKLEEVILINLNLKNEVKLKDIEAKIVRNVGKTQGGDYIYGVKFLNLAREQEEEFVRFVFKYERELFRNGFI, from the coding sequence ATAGAAAAAGTACTAGCCAAAAACGTTTTGTATACTAATATGCCCATAGATTTAGAGATACAAGAAAAGGGTATTAATGGAGTATATAAAAGTATTTTATATGAATGTGATCCAAAAAGCGGGCTTGCTAAGATAGGATTACCTATATATAAAGGGGCCTATATGAAGATTTTCGATGGTACAGATTTAAAAGTTAGAGCTTATTCATCAAGGGCCATTTATCTTTTTAAAAGTAAGGTTTTAAGTAGCGGCAAAGAAGGTAGCGTTAGATATTTGCTAATTAATATTCCGCATATAGTGTTTCGAGTTCAAAGAAGATCCTACGCCCGTATTCCAATAACTGAAGAAGGTTTCTTTTACATAAAAAAAGAGATAGAAGATTATCAAGAAAAAAAAGAGAAAAACCCTGAAAAATATCGTTTTTTAACCAAGGATTTCAGTGCTGGAGGGCTTGCCTTAACAACCTCCAAAAATCTCAAATTAGAAGAGGTAATCTTAATAAACTTAAATCTAAAAAATGAGGTTAAATTAAAAGATATTGAAGCTAAAATTGTTAGGAACGTTGGAAAAACCCAAGGCGGAGATTACATATATGGAGTAAAATTTCTTAATTTGGCTAGAGAACAAGAAGAAGAGTTTGTAAGATTCGTCTTTAAATATGAAAGAGAATTGTTCAGAAATGGTTTTATCTAA